The sequence tatttttttccagatgttTGTGGTTTGAGTTAGTGCAGTGTTCACTACATGACTAATATCTGATATGATTCATCTTTTGCATTTTCACATTGAGTCAAATTGATCAAATTTACCTGTAGGTCCTGTTTTTTTCCCGCTTATCTGGCATTTCTATGAAACTCaataccatgtgtgtgtgtgtgtgttgcattccAGGACTCTGTTCCAACATGTCTCTGTACAGCTTCGGGTTGGAGCCTCTATCCTGTCATGCCTGGAACAAAGACCGAACtcgtaagtgtgtgtatgtgtcagtcagCTGTAGAGCCATCACACTGTAGCCCGAGGCTCGCCCCCTCAACCCCACCCCGCCACCCCGTCCTCAGCCCACACCTGCCCCTCCAACCCCCTTGCTTTTCCCTCATAATCATCCATTACCTTCTCAGTGAACTTACAGCATCAACTCTCAGCATTTCTCTTTCCCTAAATCTTCTAAAAGCAGACTCAATCCACTTTAGCTGCACTGAGAGAGCGTTTAAGTGCATAAATGCGTGTAACCGGAGATCATCACtaccatcctcctcctcctcctcctcctcatcatcatcatcatcatcactgcttCTCTTTTTCAGAGATCGCCATCAGCCCCAACAGCAGCGTGGTGAACATTTACCAGAAGAAGGGGAAGGAGTGGAGCAAAATCCATGAGCTGAAGGAGCACAGCGGGCGGATCACGGGTAAAGAAAAGCAGGAAGCCGCCGTTCCATTAGTCACTATCTTACtgataacacaacacacacacacacacacacacatatatacacacacagctgacccacaaaacaaacagcagagaGGGCTGGGCTAGAAgtacagtctgtaacattgcgtTACAGTCAATGCAATAAGGTTCTGTTAATACTGTGTAAGTGGCAGGTGTGTCTGTGCACATGGATTATAGAGAGACGGAAAAAAGAGACTAGACGAATCGACGGACAGACAAGATACCAGACAAAAAGATGACCAGGCAGGcatacaggcagacagacaggcaggcagacagataggtagACAAACAAATTAACAGACAAAGGTGACCAGACAGATGACCAGACAAAAAAGATGACCAGGCAGgcttacagacagacagacagatgaacatgCAGGctaacatacagacagatagatgaccAGACAGACTCAAATTCCTAAAGATtatcagaaagacagacagataatcaGACAAATTACCAGAGCACTAGATatccagacagacagaaagacagacagatagatgaccaaagagacagacagacaaattaCCAAACAGatttatagacagacagatgaccAGGCAGACAGTTAGATGACAAAAGCAACAGACAgaatggcagacagacagataaccaAACAGACAAAAATTATATTACTTATATTAACAAACAGTCATGTGaccatacagataaaaaaaagccagacagacagataaccaGACAAACAGGCAAATTGTTAGATAGGCAGATTAAtagaagacaaacaaacagacagactgaattaattagaaatgaattagaaataaagattgaatgatagatagacagataacaATAAGTATAGGCAAGTAGGCGGTGAGACAGATGgatagtcagacagacaaacagacagacagatgatcaGAGTAACAGACAGGTATctatacagatagacagacagtcagacagacagatggatagtcagtcagacagacaggcagtcagACAGAAGAtggacagtcagtcagtcagaccgacagacagacagaaagtcaaTCAGAtcgacagacagtcagacagatggatagtcagtcagtaagacagccagacagaaagtcagtcagacagacagacagacagtcagtcagacatATGGCTaatcaaacagacagacacacagtcagagagacagatggcTAATCAGACAGTGTGCCAGTAGATTTTTACTGCTCTGCTGTAACGATGTTTCAGGAATCGACTGGGCCCCAGAGTCGAACCGCATCGTGACATGCGCCTCAGACAGAAACGCCTACGTCTGGACGCTGAAGGACGGCGCGTGGAAGCCGACTCTCGTCCTCGTTCGCATCAACCGAGCCGCCACGTGCGTGAAGTGGTCACCTCTGGAGAACAAGTTCGCTCTGGGAAGTGGAGCCAAACTCATCTCAGTGTGTTACTTCGAGAAAGAGAACGactggtgagacacacacacacacatacacacacacacacacacacacatacacacacaactacaacaGACATCTGctcacattttctctcttttcattaagttaataaaacaaaaagcaacAAACTCCTCCTCCGTCCTGAACCCCTCTGTCTTTCCCATAATCCCAGCTTACATCCAGAGTCATTTAACCGAAAATCGACAATGTTCACAACTTCCTCCTGAGCCCAAATGCATTCAGAACAAACCGATTTATAGCTAACAAGCAAGAAAAGTGTTAAACCTCTTGGCTCGAATCGAGCAAACTGCATAAAATGATCGATTGAGTCTTTTTTTCCGTAACAGTGCTGTGTTTCTGGTGATGTAGGTGGCTCAGTAAGCATATAAAGAAAGGGATCTGCTCCACCGTGCTCAGTCTGGACTGGCATCCCAATAACATCCTTCTGGCGGCCGGATCAGCTGATTTCCACTgcaggttacacacacacacacacacacacacactgttcctgcTGATTAAAATGTGACTAAACTCCTGGAGAGATTTCTCCTGAGTGTGTTGAGAAAACAGCGAGCTTCtttctgtgttgtctgtgttgtgagccGTCTCTGACCGTGTACAAgcacagtgacatcactgacCACATTTTCTATCAAGTATCAATGTCAAGgctgcactatattgccaaaagttttggaacatctgcctttacatgcacatgaatgtaatatggagttgtcccaccctttacagcttcaactcttctgggaaggcattccacaaggtttaggagtgtgtttatgggaatttttgaccattcctctagaagaagcacatttgtgaggtcaggcactgatgttggacgaggaggcctggctcacagtctccgctctaattcatcccaaaggtgttctatcaggttgaggtcaggactctgtgaagttcctccacaccaaactcactcatccatgtctttatggaccttgctttgatcactggtgtgtagtcatgttggaacaggaaggggtcatccccaaactgttcccacaaagttgggagcatgaaattgtccaaaatgtcttggtatgaagctgaagcattaagagttcctttcactggaactaaggggccgagcccaacccctgaaaacaacacctgaattcaatgatttgaaggggtgtcccaaaacttttgccaatatagtgtataattatAATCCATTGGAATTGAATTGTAACTATTTTGCCCTTTTAGTTGTTTTATTACTGATCACttatgtttttgttgtgttagGGTTTTCTCCACGTATATAAAGGAAATCGAGGACAAGCCCGGCCCGACCCCGTGGGGAGTCAAGATGCCGTTTGGTGAAATGCTTCTGGAGAATAAAGACTGTGGAGGTTGGGTGCACAGCGTGGCCTTCTCTCCGTCCGGTGACACGCTGGCATGGGTCAGTCACAACAGCGCCATCAGCATCGCTGATGCCACGCACGGCAAAGAGTAAAACACCTGCAATGTTTATGATCTACTTACACTCCAGACATAATATAAAGATCATTCAACTGAcctgaaatacatttaaaaacaatgtTCAGCtccataaatattggcacccctggtAAATGGGATGTTATGGAAAAGTCACTGTGGTTGGTTTTTattcaaattcatttttataAGAATATAAATATCCATTAAAGTTCAGATTCAGTTCATATTTTTGACCACAAAAACTCTTTTTTTCATAACCTATTTGCTCGTCTTTGCCGATAATTCTGGAGCTGGCTTTGAATAAAATATGTGCAGTACGAACTACAGAAACTAGGGAAATAACGAGAAATAAGGAAAATGTCGCAGTGATTATGATTAATGTGGATTAAACGCATGATGCAGGATCACGCAGCTGACAACAGAACAACTCCCACTGCTCAGTGTGCTGTACGCCAGCGAGACCGAGACTGTGGCTGCGGTGAGCTTCAATCTCAACAACctcagagatagatagatagatagatagatagatagatagatagatagatagatagatagatagatagaagagtGTGTGGATGGTTGGATAAATggataggtagacagacagacatccATCTAGACAGGtaggtggatgaatgaatggatggctTGATGGGTGTATGGGTAGTTGGATGTAAGGATGTAAGGATGGATGCATAGATAAGATAAGAAAGACAGACGAGGGATACCGGGATTAATGGATGGAGTGTATGGGtggttggatagatagatagatagatagatagatagatagatagatagatagatagatagatagatagatagatagatagatagatagatagatagatagatagatagatagatagatagatagatcgatggatggatggatggatggatgaatgaatgaacgaatgaatgagtggctgtatgggtggatggatcGGTGATAGGtagaaagataaaaagaaagacagacagacaaatagatagatagatagatagatagatagatagatagatagatagatagatagatagatagatagacagatagatagatttgaagGTGTGTTCTGGCATTAACAGTCCGTGGTGTTTCCATTGACCGGTgctgatttgttgtgtgtggGTCACAGGGTCATGACTGCTGTCCCTATCAGTTCTCCTATAAGGGACCCGGCAAGCTGCAGTTTGTGCAGAAGCTGGGTATCAGCAAGCAGACGTCCAAAAACAGCATGTCGGCCATGCAGCACTTCCGCAACCTGGACAAGAAGGCCACGACTGATGAGGAGGACAACGAGCTGAACACTCTGCACCAGAACAGCATCACGTAGGAGCTGAAGACCTGCTTCACTCTCACCTGATCTAACCACATCAAACATCTAACACGTTTTCCCATGTGGTCAAGCAGCCAAGACAAACTTAATGTCTGACGTTTGCTTCTAAGGCCATGAAGTTAATATTCCATATTAGTAGTCATGGCTACGATATTGAGCAACTAAAGTGCTTTTCACACGCCAAATATTTCCCTTTGTGATTACAACTCTGtctaaacagaatcctgggtttgtgtagttagaggtttcacactgctcctactttcccctggggttaacactgaatcctggctcttcataatctgacctttcacactctacattcctaaaccccgccTTAACCTCCtgcttatttacatatttgctCAGTGTTGttcagctacactatattgccaaaagttttgggacagccctccaaatcattaaatttaggtgttgtttttcaggggttgggctcaaccccttagttccagtgaaaggaactcttaatgtttcagcttcataccaagacattttggacaatttcatgctttgtgggaacagtttagggatgaccccttcctgttccaacatgactgcacaccagtgaccaaagcaaggtccataaagacatggatgagtgagtttggtgtggaggaacttcacagagtcctgacctcaacctgatagaacacctttgggatgaattagaccggagactgcgagccagaccttctcatccaacatcagtgcctgacctcacaaatgcacctcttctagaggaatggtcaaaaattcccataaacacactcctaaaccttgtggaaagccttcccagaagagttgaagctgttatagctgcaaagggcgggacaactccatattacattcatgtgcaagtAAAGACAGacaacttttggcaatatagtgtatgtcctgTTTTTCACCTGAAGCTCTGTTTAGTTTCTGATtgggtttctgttgctaagcaacaagcTGTAACATTCTCACAGCACATCCTTTCACCTTCCACACCAAGATGTAGAGTTAACACTGTAAAAGCTAAagagcagagtttcataaccTCAAGGAAGAAAAGCCACGCTTCATAACCCCGCCTCTACATTACACCTTTCTCTACCCCGGGGTTAAAGGCGGGGCTTAGAATAACACTAACCCAGGGTTAAGCTCAGTATTTGTAAAAGATTTGTACAATTTTCTTAGATGTGATTGGAGGAATGTTATTCTAAGAGTCTGGTGTCTTGTCTGACCTGCAGCCAGCTGTGTGTGGTGGAGGGAAACAAGGCCAAAGTGGAAAAGTTCAGCAGCGTCAGTCTGGATGGAGCCATGGTGCTTTGGGAATTCAAGGTACTGCAACCgttgttctttattttaatgtaaacagaaACGTTGTCACTTTTCATACAGTTTTGCCGAAAATGGAATATCAGTGTAAGCGATAAAATAAGCATATTTTTGaccacatttttgttttttttaatactacacactgtagttaaataaaataataataataatttatcagcaatatattgaataataataattaaaaaaaatattattattattaatattatgatCATTATACATGCACGTCCTGTATAATACGGGATGAAAATCATACATTTTTTGAAgtagttttttaaaatatatttttcattatatattttatctaaaaataaataaaaataaaataataaaataataataacaatcaatctataataataataataataatatttattattattattattattattattattattattattattattattattatacacacatgtcTTGTATAATAAGggacataaataaaatattttaaaaaatataataataatatataatatatataatatatataatataataataattattattataataataatattatttttattattatataataataattattattattatacacacatgtcCTGTATAATAAGGGAcatgaataataattttttcatcatatatttatatatttatttttttattttattttttttatatatgtaacatCTGTCTGGAGCAATCAGgaaattgtgtgtatttttttgtatgtgtgtaaacttttgacaTCTGTAATTCTTCTGGTTCAtccttgtttgtgtgttttatttatttatttattttttacagcactGAAACTCACAGCAAGGCCGAAAGATTTAGCGGATGATCTGACGTCCACTCCACACCATGCCAAAGACCTCAGTATCATGCTGCTGATGTGCTCCCAAAGATAACCAAAGATCAAAACTTTATATtctgtttcaaaataaatatcttgcactgtgttttttcatttctgtaatTTCTCTCAGGCAAAAGTTATTACTCTGCAGTAAATATTATGGAGACATAGACTTTAGTTTCCACATTTTCAaattgttttagaaaaaaatatattttggttttggaattttttttttaaagatttttttcctgccatgccaaataaaacacatttatttgtcaaaaaaaaaaaattacttgtAGTTATTTCTAATACTGTAGATGTTGATTGTATTTCAGTTAGGTATGACTGCAACACAGTGGCGAAAGTGAAATTTCCAGGATTTCAATTTTTGTTGCACAAAAAAATGcttgttttttatataatttattattattattattattattatttcaatttactttaatttagcttaatttattttaatttaatttaattatttttggggataggctccagcagacccctgtgaccctgattaggaataagcgggtatagataatgaatgaatgaatgaatgaatgaattatttttgtgAGCAGAGCTTTTTAAGCCTTTTTATTCCAGAAAATACTTTAATTacaaaattgcaagcacaggagtCTTCTTGTAAACTCCTACCAATGAAGACATATGaaatgactttctatgagagctgtgCTCATGTTTGATGAATGAAAGAGGGTTTTAGCTGAATGCATGTTTCAGAACACGCTTGCTGAAAATCTGTGGGAATTTTCTAAGACTGCAAACTAAAGGAAGTTCCTGCCTCTAGACACCACCCTCAGGCCTGGCTCCAGGCAGTATGGACTTAGCTTTTTCGTTTCTTTCACGGTGGTCttcatgatctctctctctctctctttgcctgaCTCCTCCTCTCAGACCTGTTCACGGAGGGTGGCCAAACAGAGAGAATTAAACTCCTACTGATATAGCCCTGAGCTTCACTAAAATACACCAGCCCATGGGCACAGCAACAGCTTTATCAGAAAGAAGGTTGCTCCATAGGATTGCTGCATTTATTTGACAAGAATCTGGGAGAACCTTGAAGTAGAGATACTGGTTCATGTACGATGAccccttgctcaggggcccagcagtggcagctggaTTTGAAGTCACttccttccaatcagtagtctgaccccttaaccactaaactaccacatcctcATGTAGACAAAGTTATTCCGCTAACTAGAGGTACCATTAGCAAAGGCTGTCATGACATCACTTTTAAGCGCACACAGATATTCTCACCTGCTTGAAAGCAAAGCTATGACTTAACTTCCCCTCATTCAGATTGATAATGACGTAAAGGGGCGTTGGGGGCGTGTCTTTCATAACACTGACCAATCCAAATGCTAACAAACATTTCTGTAAtttttaaactatatatatatatatatatatatatatatatatatatatatatatatatatatatagttttatttatatagtttaaAAATGACGTACATTTTCATTTACGTAATACAATTGTTCTGCACGAATggcttaaaatatttttcacaattatttctactttatttatattagaaagaaatgacaaaaaatgacCTTTAAATGTAAGTCAGTTCGTTAAAAAAAATCGTCTGACTGtgttaaaaaacacaacaccattaaacaaacaaataaactaacaaataaataaacgttttgttgatgttttcacATCCACTTCCGCAAATTTAACCAGCCAACACGCCCTCAAgtccatctgaccaatcagaatgaaccGCAGCCACCAACCGCAGCCACCAACGAGTCCCTTTTTATCCCCGCCCACCATGTGACGCGCCCTGGCGTGACGCAAGAGCCATCAGCTGTTTATGTTTTGCTCCCGTTCGGATCATTACGGGTCTGttattaggggaaaaaaaccccattaaAAACTACGTTTATTAACGTCACCGCAGCGGAGATAACTGAGTCAAAAACCGTCCCCGTGTTCATTGTTTGCGCGTTTCTTGTCGTAGATCTTCGGCAGAGTGAGACGGCTCCAGCGGATCCGGGGGCTCCGGTGAAGGCGGGGCCGGGCGGAGGTCGCCGGAGTTCGGCATGGAGAGCGGAGATGGAGGCGGAGGAGCCCGGGGCCCGGCACTGCGCTGCGCCTCCTTTAACCAGGACTCCACGTAAGCACTTCTTCCACCATCATTCAACCACACCAGCAGCCAGGAGCTCCAAGGATCCTCATGACACATGCATCACTGAAAGGACATCTACTGCATCTTAAACAGTTCTTACACACTGTGGTCGTTTATAGAAGTGAATAGGTTTAATTAAACGAATAACACATCCACACGCATCCTTTTACAATAACTCATACTCTATTCATGATCTATGTCAACCATTTTAACTAATTTTATATGACTTGGAAAGGgcagggagggaaaaaaaagatacagTCTGTTTCTTGACCTCTGTTTAACTCATCATTTTGCTgactagtattttttttttaaactcaacCCAGGAATATGTTCCCACCCTAACAGTATTATGATTCATTGTGTTATATAAAGTAATCGTGGAAGTGTGGAATGACGCCAATCCGCCGTATAATCATTCATCTGTGGTGTCTCCTGGTGTTTTCTATGTACAGTATTTCTATGTGTAGAAGAAAAGTAGCGTTCACTATAGCCGTGTAAAGTGTGTCATGTTAGGAATAACACTCAGTAACAAAGTGTGCAGTTATGGGGTAAATAATTTACCGCCTGGGGGAAAACtgtattattttcctgtaataaCACAGTCTGGAGTACGTTATTCAAATGATAGCACAACTACCACAGCAATCTGCCCAGCAACTACAGTGTTTAACTTATTAATGAAAAACACACTGGGCTTTTTAATagtttattgttatttagtGTTGAGGAATGTctgagacaagttagttcctgttatcacttatagtTATGATAAacggtttctctctctctctcctcttcttctctctcaccttctctctctcgccttctctttctctctctccctctctttctcgttgtcaccttctccttctctctcttgccttctctttccttctctctctgtcatcttctttcttttatctttccttctctctctctctctctctctctctctctctctctctctctctctctctctctctctctctcgtgttctctctctcttcttttctctctctctcaaaacacAACCAGTCATTTTCCTGAGAAACCGGAACTTTTGCACTCTATatatcttataaatataaaatgttaacTAAATGCCTCCAAATAAAGTCACCACATCAAAGATGATGACTTTTTGAAGCTgtagaaacaataatatatagcagggaaataaataaacaaataataataataataataataataataataataataaaaaaaatatacatatagcaGGAGCGCGTGCACAatttctaaccaatcagattggagTATTCAGCCGCGCGGTGGCGTGATGATGATTTGACAGAAAATACGACAGAAAAGCAgcatataacatatatatatatatattataatgtatatgtTTAAACTTCTgcctttaaaaacacatttgtaaTGACTGTGGAGAGCAGAAGTCCA comes from Hemibagrus wyckioides isolate EC202008001 linkage group LG02, SWU_Hwy_1.0, whole genome shotgun sequence and encodes:
- the zgc:86896 gene encoding actin-related protein 2/3 complex subunit 1A-A, with protein sequence MSLYSFGLEPLSCHAWNKDRTQIAISPNSSVVNIYQKKGKEWSKIHELKEHSGRITGIDWAPESNRIVTCASDRNAYVWTLKDGAWKPTLVLVRINRAATCVKWSPLENKFALGSGAKLISVCYFEKENDWWLSKHIKKGICSTVLSLDWHPNNILLAAGSADFHCRVFSTYIKEIEDKPGPTPWGVKMPFGEMLLENKDCGGWVHSVAFSPSGDTLAWVSHNSAISIADATHGKEITQLTTEQLPLLSVLYASETETVAAGHDCCPYQFSYKGPGKLQFVQKLGISKQTSKNSMSAMQHFRNLDKKATTDEEDNELNTLHQNSITQLCVVEGNKAKVEKFSSVSLDGAMVLWEFKH